Genomic segment of Malania oleifera isolate guangnan ecotype guangnan chromosome 7, ASM2987363v1, whole genome shotgun sequence:
CTGGAATTCCGAGTTAAAACCCCTTGCATTATGAACAATATCATCTCTGCCCAGAGTCTATAACGTCACCTGCATCACAATCTTATTTCTGCTGCAATTTATGCTATGATACTGCTGATCTCCTGACCTAGAACTCCTTGCATTATAAACAATATCATTTCTGTCATGAGTTTCcaactccacttgcatcacatgctcattgctgctgcaGTTTTCTAGCACCTGTTTCTCTCTGTCTGCTTGAGTACGTTGCACCATGGCTTTCTCActaaaaaccatgtctccactaatcaccaccttgtttgccattggattacacaacttgaacccatctttcttataccccaaaaaATAAGCACCATCTAGACAACCCTATCATGagttaattcatgactttcagttatccatccagggaagttttctcagttattattactatatttctagatttacagaaacatcAGTTATGCCTATAGATATTAAAAGAATgtttgaatagaatattcagaaacagATTACGCtaagcaacataggtgtgagttatatggTGTATTACGTATATGTGTTTCCTTAGACTCAGTTGTTTACAGTATACAATACTTTTAAATCAAATATTACAGTTAGACAACTCATCTgtcacacattagtaatagcatatttcttcttactgagcgctgtctcatcccagtgacttaacatttttcaggtgatccagctagatgaACAGATCAGACTCGCAAATAGAGAGGTCGTCTATACTACCCTTCGGTAGTAGATGCTAGGATGAtgagtaattatgtatgtatatttaggGAAAATACTGGATTCtgatattgtaaatatggatgtatgactttatgttttcgtTGCATATGTATGTTACTCTGTAAACAGGAATTTCCTCAGTGCCCACCTGGGGCCTGAGATGTATAACAAACAttatcaggggtatcagagtattttatttcacaatatattatataaaaaaaatggtaagaattttcaGGTCGTTATAGTCCAAGCTAagttgggcatatgaggtccaaaccatgTGGAGTCAATTTCGACCGATCAAACTTAGCCATTTAAAATtgtatctttttttctttttaactatgttttagtgacgattttcagcTGAAAAAATGTGCTAGTTATAGTGACGACCTTACGCTTTTAGTGACAGaatgaaactgtcactaatattccattattagtgacaatttccaAAACCATCGCTAATAGTTAGTTGTGACCGCTGTTTTAGTCACCACTTCATATCCGTCATATTATGGTCACAATAAGTACTAGTGATGGTTTGCTATTATTAGTGATTGTTTCAAGCTGTCACTAAAGGCCTTATGTTTTGTAGTGAATTCAATGTGTTGAATGCTCATTCCTTTAATCAAAACAATCCTCATTACAAAAATAATCATGATTTCCCTTCCCTCATCATGTAATAACTAATTGAACAATTGCAAAGGAATTAACATTAGAATTACAATTTTACTAATTTGGCCTCAATTCCTCCCAATCAAACAAGCTTGATAAAAGTAATTTATAGTATTTTATTGACagtttgagaaccgtcactaaaagttaacaatagtgacggtttagaaactgCCACTAATAGTAGGTTTTTAGTGAAGATTTTTAGCCTAAAAATAGTGTTAGTTATAGTGACAGTATTATAGCATTAGTAATAGTACGtctttgtcactaataatatgttGAGACAGCCATTATAGTCATCAATCTATAAGCGTCACTAGTCGTCGCTTATAATTAATAGTGATAgttttctattattagtgacagtttcaaagtgtcactaatagtcttcttttttgtagtgttttttcattgaaggaaatcaaACTAATAATTTGAGAAAAGAAATAAGATGAAATTATTTCAAATAAAATGTCATCAATAGGCAAACCATTGCACACTAGAAAATCAACCTTGAATTTTTTTCTACCATTGAAGCAAgcttttttttaatgaaattccGAGACCTTGTAGAAGGAACTTGAGTTTTGGTGTGAGCCCACTGGACCAATTAAAACGAagaggcgggggggggggggggtggggtggaaGTACATGAACTAGCCCTTGCATTCATATGAATAGGAATTTTGTAAGTCAGGGTCTTCTTCCTCAAGCATAAAGCTAGGGTTTCATAACCTTAGCCATGGCAGCCTATAGCTGCCACAACTAAAACAAGTGCTGCTCCTCGCATCCCCCACGGCTGCTTCTACATATGGTAGCTAGGTTTGTTTCAGCCAAGAAGAAACCTCCTAACCCTAGTTTTCAGCCCTTACACAGCAATATACACACAATCTAACCCTTACACAGCAGTTGGCTGCCCTACACGGAAAGTTGCAACTATTCAAACCCCACGACAACCATCTGATGTAAACAACCCTACATTTCCCCCATACTCAAAAAgcccagaaaaaaaaaagtggggggaggggggggggaagAAGCAAAAACCTCCCACTCACCTTtttcttctattattattattattattattattattgctctgTGTTTATTCTCCTTCCTTCTCCTTTTAGATAGGAGACTATTTAGTTTACAAAATCTTTTAATATtccctttattttcatttttaattagcagtgtttaatatatatatatatatatatatacatatatacttatttatatatatatatatatatatgtaaaagaaTACGTTTTTTTGTGATATTTAAATGAAGGAGACTACAATTATTTTTTTGTCATTTATCTTTTGTATTTTTCATTTACTAGTCACTTCGCAAATGCTTAATGTGCCATTTATTCTTAAATACTACGAAAATAATGATTGGAATAAACTTTTGCGATTTATTCACTGATTCACTTTGTTAATTCCCACGAATCTTTTGTGAGTCAAATAATGGAATTAGAACTTTTATGTAGCAACAATCAATGGtgttaaatatatacatacatatatatatatatatatatagagagagagagagagagagagagagagagagagagagagagtcataatGCCTACATATATATAGATGACAAAGtcattatttattaattatagaTAATGAGAAAGAAGCTATAGTCTTCCTCTTGCTAATTTAGTACATCCAAGTAGAATAAGGAAAAGGCACATTTTTATTCTTGAAACATTCTCTCCTAATTCTGGAGAAACTTTTGAAGCCAACAAGTGGTGCTTTTCGGGTACCTCTTCAAATCATCATCATAATCTATGAACACTATCCCAAACCTTGCAGTATACCCATCACTCCATTCGTAATTGTCCGCAAATGACCATGTAAAGAAACCCTTGACATCAACTTCATCcctataaattaattaaatgctacGCATTAGCACAAAGTAACATAGGATTCCATTTAccttaaaactttaaaaataatttttttttttttaaatatcacaTTTTCTTGCTTGGTaatcaagaaaaatgaggaaaaatagtgtaaatcaataaataaaaaaattttatttcacaattcattaattaacatttgcttttattaattttaaattatatttgaaaaatattgagttggtgaaaatatataaataaataaataagtctcTTAAAAAATCCTCGATGGAATCATATACTCTCCTAATTATATTGAATCTCTTAATTTATACCTTCAAAAAAGCAATAATTAAAGATGtgatatttacatatatatatatatatatatatatatcctgaaaaataaatatcaaatttaaatttgagatGGAGACTTACTCATCAATGGCAGCTTGAACATATTCAAGATGAGACTTGTAGTAGTCTATTCTCGTAGTGTCATTGAGGGATTCCTTAAGTGGTTTACTCTTATTATTTGACTCACTATATCctgaaaattaacaataatagaaaaaattatttaaacttCTTTAATTGGTCAAAAGTATAATCACTTTATAATGACAAAATTCTCCTACCATTCTCAGTGACGTAAATTGTCGGATTGTCATATTTTTCCTTGGTGTACTTTAGAAGATCCTTAATTCCACTTGGATAGACATAGAGCCATGATAAGTCCGACTGCAAATCAAAATAATTCATTCATTGCGCACACATAGAATGCACGCATATATTGTAAAAAACATCTAAATTAAGTATGTAGCTCAAAATTatgtttaaataaaaatatacacaTTTATTTAATTTCATGGGCTCAAACTTTGCTAACATGCAcaaaaaaatattcttaaaggCATTGTATTTTAATTTCTCATGCTAGATGAATTATTGTAGTCTCATGATAGTAAAAATTAGTGTATACATTGTTCGGTGTGCAGaataaatattcaaattttatgcaaatatattTTGAACATACCGCTGTACCAATGGGTTCTCCATCTTTTTCCGCTGTAAAACAATAATAGACAAGAAGGGagcgaaattaaaaaaaaatagataaatttaatttaatttacacTAATAGCGCTAAAATTTTCCAAGTAAAATTTGTTTTTCTCACAAATCAATTTTCCCCCAAAAggcattttaattaataaaattaacttCACTAAGCGAGGGTATTGTGTACTTGAACATACTCTCAAGGTCAACAAGGAAATCGTTCATGTAGCTAACATTAACCCGATTAGAGTATGGATTATTTGCTGCATAACGAGCTGTGTAGTAATTTACTCCAACAAAATCATAAGATTTTTTCAGCAACTTGGATTGCTCAGTAGTGAATTTGGGTAGCCGATCTTGGACAATATCTTTCATACTGCATGGATAATCTCCATAAGTTGTTGGATGGAGAAACCTATAAGTGCAAGgacataaaataattaattatcatGCTTATCGTATACACCTTAAAATTATTGTGCGATCAATATATGTCTAGAGAAATATATCTATATACTCACCATCCATACATGAAATCTATGGCTCTTTCAGCTGCTTCTATGTCACATTGACTATCAGTGTAATTTACCATCCAAAACAAGTTTAGGGTCAATCCAATCTGACCCTTTTGAACTGCCTGTAAAATAATTTAGTATATgttataccatatatatatatatatatatatgattggtAGACACATAGCGATCAATAGTaataagagaaaaagagaaagacatacatacacacacacatatatatatatatggaacaTAGCATATAAAAGGAGAAAAGGACTAGGAAATTTTGGATTGTCCCAAAATCTATCAAATGTATGTAGAACAGTGTTATATATTTTCGTAATACAACccttaaaattaataatttacaaaatactaATTAAATGTGGTTTTTATATATTTCTTAGATCCAATATtttcttaaaactcaaaacaaatAGGCCTTTAAATTctcattaaaaaatttaaaaaatactaaTTAAATTTGGTTTTTATATATTTCTTAGATCCCATATTTTCTTAAAACTCAGAACAAACAGGCCTTTAAATTCTCATTAATAGTACCTGATACTTCTTCCTATATAGTTGGACAGCAGCTGCATGAGAAAGAAGGAGATTGTGCGCTACGATGTAAGGCTCTGTAGATGAGTTCCCAGCTGTGCAGTTTTCATTCACCCATGTGGAACACCGTCCCGGGGCGTGATAACCATAGTCATAGCCATAAACACTAAAAGTCCATGGCTCGTTCAAGGTAATCCAATGCTTCACTCGGTCCCCAAAATTATCAAAGCAAACTTTTGCAAAATCTTTAAAATCCTTCctgcatatatgtgtgtgtgtgcgcgtttAGGAtacaaaattaatatattttcatatttttgtggTGGACCTTGGGTCTAATATAAGCACCCAACAAACAAATAAATGCGCAAGTCATATAATCATAATTAGTCGAGTATAAACACACAGGCATGTGATCGTAATTAGTTGAACATCATTAATTAGAGCGCTTAATTAAGAAACATTTTCAATATACATTACATAAACAAAAACTTACACAATCCTTTGGCTTAGAAAGCCATTGTATTCATCTTCTAAACCTTGAGGAGCATCCCAGTGAAAAAGGGTGACATAGGGTGTCATACCTgcatgcatatatacatacacacacacacacacacataattataCACACTAAATTATataaaaaggaaagagagaaattaTAGAttaaatatgagagagagagagagagagagagagagagagagagagagagagagagagagagagagagagaggaccttGACTAATAACCTCATTGATGAGATCATTGTAAAATTTGATTCCTTGAGGGTTTACTCCCCCATTTTTTAGGCTTCCACCTtgataatataaaaattaaaaaagtaaTATTTagctatgagagagagagagagagagagagagagagagagataaaatagTAGTAGGTTTAATATTGCAATTAGTGGGCATCAATCTTAATTAGCTAATACCAGGCAGTACTCTAGACCAAGAGATGGAGAACCGAAAAGCATCCATTCCTATTTCCTTCATCAAAGCTACGTCATCCTGTAATTGCAGTAAGTTATTTTTCTCCCCTTTATTATTGAGCTCAATCAAAAAAATAGCGCATGTGGAGATAGAAATATAAGAATAGCataaggtagagagagagagagagagagagagagagagagagagagagagagagagacagagagagagagagagagagagagagagaaataagtAGGAGGAAGGATCATTGATGTATTCAATTATTTATACCTTATAACGATGATAAAAATCAATGGCCACACTTCCATTGCTTCCATCAGATATCCTCTCTACAATGACATCAATCAATCAAAAGACAAATTCATAGAGATTTAAACTCACAAAAAGCACAACATTAAAGCACATACAATATTCCTTTTGTGTaaaacaatctctcctttttttaaAGTCAGCAAGAATGAATTATAGtaagaaagagagaagaataaTTACACACACAAAAAGAAAGACAAAAATTAATTAAGGAATACTATACTATATATGTGTAAATGGTGTAACTGATATAtaactgtaaaaaaaaaaaatcaaaatctgcATGCATGAATGCATAGGACTTCATGGCTTATCAATTATGCTTTTTCAAATTTCACATGTAAAGTCCAGATTCTTGCAGCAGAAGGGGGGACTATTTTCATCCTATATATTTCTTCGGAGTTTTATTTTACTTTGttcttgattaattaattagctataaaattagagagagagagagagagagagagagagagagagagagagagagagagagagagagagagagagagagatcaaccAGGAGATCCCTCACTGAAAATGTCCCAAACACTTGGCCCTCTACCATCTTCGTGTGCTGCTCCTTCCACCTAATCATCATCGGAAAAGAAAATAGTAACAGATCAATAGCGAAATTCTATCAACCCCATGCAAATATATAAGATCTAATATAATATGTAGCAATGgacatatataaaatataatataatatatagcaATCTTTAAATATATGCATACCCACATGATATAAATTAATTTCTCAAttgtaaaatattaaataaattaattaagctTTTATGGTAATGATCATGTTTCAAGTGGTCATATCTCTTGAATATTCCTTATGCTAATTAAacaaacttttttttattttatttttttcattttagaagTTTGAAGAATTGATATACCTGGTAAGCAGCTGTTGCAGAACCAAAAATGAAGTCAGGTGGAAAATTACTCCTAACTAGGGCATCATCAGAGGAGGGCTCCCTAAGAAAGCCAGGGGAAGAGAATCGATTAGCCCAAAGCTCTCGGCGCCGAAGCCCAGATGCCGGCGAAGAGAGCTCCGGGAAGCGATCACAGTTCAAGGATACAGCATTGGCATATTGTGCAAGAAATAGTAACAGGACTACAGAGGAGAAGCAAAGAGAACCACCTTGAATTGCCATAGCCATATGCCCACTGAGCAATTAGCTTTGGTGGTGTGTGCTTCAACCCTTGCTCAAGCTCTCCTTTATATAGAGCTAGCTAGGGTCGATTAATTATTGTATCCAACACACTTTATCCTTCCATGACTTTCTCGTGCCAAAAATTTGGTATGCcaccatgcatgcatgtatgcatgtatatggcCTTTGTTAGCCTcttcttattttttcttcttaaaaaaaaaaagatttacaaaATCACCTCATGTGTAGGGTTGTTGATGTCATTGAACTACAAAACATGAATACCTtattaatttgaatttcaaaattcttagcaaaattttaattttaatgaaaTAATTGTGTATGTaatatgtttttgaaaatcaatataGCATTGTCCCAAAATTCCCTTTAATTAGATGTTAAAAAAATCCAAATTCACATTATTTCCGTACCTTAAGTTTGAAGAGGCCTTAGATCTATAGTTGCATTGGTTTTAGGTAAGATATAATACAATTGTGTATTTTGAATTCCTCTATaattttttcagattgaaattaaTTGAGTGTTTATTGTGCAAATTTGTTAATCCTATTTTGGTTAGATGTTGGCGTTGTTTTTTGGAAGACTTTTAAAGTTTTGTTTTCTGTTTCTCCCTCTGATTgtcttataaccacggtattcttccaccaaaagtgagggtttatcaataaataaatggaggtgccacctttctttaaaaaaaaaaaaaaaaaaccagtaattgagtgagtcccctccacccatcaataTATACCAATTTGGTTGCATTGGATTTAGGTaagatataatacaaaattgtatttaaatttgtccAAAACtacccaaatccaaatttaagatctaaaatCTATACTCCCAAATGCAACGTTAATCAATTCAAATAATGGGTTTGAGCCAGATAAAAATCCATGGTTCAAACCCTAGCATCCAAACTGCccacaagattttatttttgaattttgtacaTAATTGTTGTTGTAGTGGGAGACATTTTAGCAACCAAATTGGTGTATAGGAAAATGGAAGCACTTGTCAATCACATGTCCTTTGAATGGTTCAATGGGTGTTGATCTTATCCCAAGTAGGTTAGACATTGCACAATGATTTCAAGCACCAAAAGAACTTGTCTTGCCCAAATTTCGTATTTGATATTTGAATCGTTGAATGGGTGTGAGCCCTACCCCATGATTCCATGTGTTTCACCACAAAATTCCAATTTCTTAATTTGAGAAAGGCAAATATTACTTTTCATTCGGATTTTTATTAGCCTTTTAttagttttatttaaaaaaaaaaaagagttagcCTTTTCTTCATTAATGCTAGCAATCCATGCATTCATGATTTAATTTCCcttttttcaatttaaaaaataatttaattatgcaCACCTAGTGCAATATAATACTAATGCTTAATTAGAGGTCACATACAACTGGTTATATGAGATGCTTAGTTTCTctcatctcttttttttttcttttatctgtttcacgaaaaaaaaaaaagataaaagagaaACTTAACATCTTATACAATCATTTGTGGAACTCTTAAACGTGAGCGTTTTTTGTTGGCTAGCAATTGATAACATAATTCTAACAATAGATAATCTACCAGAGGATGGAGGATGACTTCGATGTGTGTCTTGTGTAAGAAGGAAGGCGAAAGAGTTGATCACATTTTTCTTTACTGTCACTTTAGTAAGAAAATTTGGGCTCTCATTTGTTAGAGGATGTGTAATCACATGGTCATGTCAAATTCTTTGAAATCAATGTTCTTAACATGGAATTGATCGAAGCGTAAAAGATTTTTTAGAATGATGAAAGCAGATGTTCCGACAATCATCTATTGGGAAATTTGGAAGAAAACAAACAGAAGAATCTTTAGAGAAAATTACTCCACAACAGTAAATATGTATAATAATTGTTTATCAAACCTGTACCTTTGGATTATGCCTAATTCCTTCTTATTTTATTTGAATCGGGAAGAGTTTTCCTATATTTGCTCTGATTTGAGAGAGTAATTTCGCTCATTTCTCCCCCACTTGGTCATTTTATTTCACTTGGGGGATTTAAGTTGC
This window contains:
- the LOC131159247 gene encoding beta-glucosidase 24-like — its product is MAMAIQGGSLCFSSVVLLLFLAQYANAVSLNCDRFPELSSPASGLRRRELWANRFSSPGFLREPSSDDALVRSNFPPDFIFGSATAAYQVEGAAHEDGRGPSVWDIFSEGSPERISDGSNGSVAIDFYHRYKDDVALMKEIGMDAFRFSISWSRVLPGGSLKNGGVNPQGIKFYNDLINEVISQGMTPYVTLFHWDAPQGLEDEYNGFLSQRIVKDFKDFAKVCFDNFGDRVKHWITLNEPWTFSVYGYDYGYHAPGRCSTWVNENCTAGNSSTEPYIVAHNLLLSHAAAVQLYRKKYQAVQKGQIGLTLNLFWMVNYTDSQCDIEAAERAIDFMYGWFLHPTTYGDYPCSMKDIVQDRLPKFTTEQSKLLKKSYDFVGVNYYTARYAANNPYSNRVNVSYMNDFLVDLETEKDGEPIGTASDLSWLYVYPSGIKDLLKYTKEKYDNPTIYVTENGYSESNNKSKPLKESLNDTTRIDYYKSHLEYVQAAIDEDEVDVKGFFTWSFADNYEWSDGYTARFGIVFIDYDDDLKRYPKSTTCWLQKFLQN